tattcttttgagagtcattttctgttttgctcACATTTTAGCCTTTGCACTCATCTGtgacttctctctctcctaccCACATCCAGCCCATCAGTGAATCCTGACCAGCTTCATCTTGATTATGTACCCTTCTCTCACCCCCACTGTTAGCACCATCATCTCTTGTCTGGATTATGCCAATCGACCCTTAACTTGCCTCGCTGCTTCTGCCCTTGCCACTTAACCAACCCTACCCCAGACTGATTTCCATACAGCAGCCAGAGGGGCCCTTTGAAGATGAACTCAgatcactttttttcttccaaacctTCCAAATAATTTCAGTCTTGGCCCCAGCCTATATGatctgccctccctccccacccctctccaaTTCTGATCTCATTGCCTACCCCACTCCCTCCTCTAGTCTGCTTCAGCCTACTGCCTCCTCCTTATTCCTGCACATGGTGAGTGTGCTTCTGCCTCAGGACCCTCGCATTTGCTGGGATACAGACCCGAGTTTCAGTGACTCTTAGGCCCTGCATTCATGGAATTACATGACCCAGGAGGAGAGGGCTGGTTAGAGGAAGCAAAGCACTAGGTGAAAATCTCTACTGAAAGATAGCTGAGTTCTCGGAGTTCCCTCCTCCTAGAACTCTCTTCTCCTAGATATGGGCATGGTTTACCCACCCACTTCATTCCAGTTTCTGGAGGAACTATGTAATATAGTGCTCCACCCTGCCCCATTCACATTCCCttcacccagttttttttttgtttgtttatggttGTTGTCAACATCCAACAGagaatgtttgtttatttatcttcCCCTTCCAGTAGGGATTTCTGCttgtttgttcactgctgtatccttaGCAGCTTTAATAGAATTTGGCACTAATAGAATAGTAAATACGCCCTCAATCAATATTACTAAAGGAATTAATGAATGAGCAAAGGCATACATTTTAAGACTCTTTTTACCAATTTTTCAAATAGCAgacataatgatttttttcattgtcaGTGGTTAGCATTTTAAGGACTTTATTTGGTTCTTCCTCTATGGTTTCATATTTGTACTTTATGTACACCCACGTTGAAGAATGACTCATACAGTGCATTGTGAAatcttttctgcatttctttatctttccagtgcttattaaaaaaaaaatcatcaaatatttaaaagctgTTAAACCTTCCCACTGATACTGATCGCTGTAAACTTTTTACTTACATGAAAAATTTTGGAGTGAGGTAAGTTTGGTAAATTTGCAAAACTAGGCTTGTGGCAAACAGGATTTTGGGAAGCTGGCTTGTTTAACTTCCCTCCCCCGccgcgcccccccccccccgcccccgcgccgCCCCGCCGGCAACTTGGGGCTGATTTGCACCTGCTCCTTCAGATCAACACCAGTGCAGAGAGAAACTGGCTCCACATCAGCTCGGATGCATCCCGCCTGGCCATCATCTGGAAATACGGTGGCATCTACATGGACACCGATGTCATCTCCATCAGGCCCATCCCTGAAGAGAATTTTTTGGCTGCCCAGGATTCTCAATACTCTAGTAATGGAGTATTTGGGttcctcccccaccacccctttTTGTGGGAATGCATGGAAAATTTTGTTGAAAACTACAATTCAGACATTTGGGGCCACCAAGGCCCTGGTTTGATGACAAGGATGTTGAGGGTATGGTGCAAACTTGAAGACTTCCAGGAGCTGAGTGACCTCAGGTGTCTGAACATGTCCTTCCTACACCCCCAAAGATTTTACCCCATCTCCTATCCAGAGTGGAGGCGATACTATGAAGTatgggacacagacccaaacttCAATGACTCTTATGCCCTGCATTTGTGGAACTACATGAACCAGGAGGGGCGGGCTGTGGTTAGCGGAAGCAACACACTGGTGGAAAATCTCTACCAAAAGCACTGTCCTGGGACTTACAGAGACCTGATTCAAGGCCCAGAGGGGCCAGTGACTGGGGAGCTGCATCCAGGTAACAAATAGAGCCAACACTAGGTTGCTGCTGCTGCAGTGTGGAAATGGATGTTTCCTGGAGTGCGACACTTTCACTTGATCTCCACTGtctctttgtgggggtggggtgggctgggcAGAGGGTTACCCAAATGTCAGTTAGGATTAGTTTTCTCTGTCTAGAATAGAACAATCCCAAATAATACTGGCTATAAAACATACACCCATGGTCCATGTGGCTGCATGACCTCCAACCCATCATATTTGCATTTCAGGCAGcaggatgaagaaaagagaaaaggtgcACTTGCTTGATTTTGTGAAGACTTCCTGCAAGTACCATATAACACTTCCTCTTACATTGCACTGACTGGCATGTAGCTGCAAGAGACGCTAGGAAattaaggaggaagaaaaaatgggTGCGGGATAGGCAGCTACCAGTTTtgctacatgtttttttttttttttttttttttgtctttttgtttttttcctttttgtggagaacggggtctcgctatgttgcccaggcaggtctcgaactcctgggctcaagctatcctcccgcctctgcctccctaagagctgggattacaggcgtgagccacagcgcccagcttttacgcttattttttttttttgtctttttaaacatcTCCCATGCAGATGgcacactcttcttttttttttttttttttttttttttttgagacggagtttcgctcttgttacccaggctggagtgcaatggcgcgatctcggctcaccgcaacctccgcctcctgggttcaggcaattctcctgcctcagcctcctgagtagctgggattacaggcgcgcaccaccatgcccagctagttttttttgtatttttagtagagacggggtttcaccatgttgaccaggatggtctcgatctctcgacctcgtgatccacctgcctcggcctcccaaagtgctgggattacaggcttgagccaccgcgcccggcctacatgttctatttattctttttttttttttaagacggggttttaccatgttggtcaggctggtcttgaactcccgacttcaggtgatccacctgccttggcctccttttGACagtcttattaaaaaatattcacaagtCATGTCTTCTGCCCCAGCTTTCTTATTCACAGCTACTTGCTTTGGACTTGTAGATGTCTGATACCATCGTCAGGCTCTGAGGCCTGCTGCCATACCCCATGGCTGTCCTTCGGGTTGTGTCCTTGGAACCACTACTGGTTTTCAGTTCTCCTGACCGTCTCCACAGGTGAGGATTTCTAGGGCTAGCTGTCTTAGAGACACGCAGGGACACACACATTGTCTCCCACTTCTACATCTGGAGAATGCATGACAAATGGTTCTTCAACTATCAAACACTCCTGACCACCAGAGTTTTGAGGGATttgattagaaatatttttgatatttcaaaaatatgtgaACTGGCCACACACATTGGttcacacccagcactttgggaggccaaggcgggaagattgcttgatgccaggagtttgagatgagactggacaacacagaaagaccctgtccctacaaaaaaatatagccaggcatggtggcgcatctgtagtcctagttactttggaggctaaggaaggaggatcacttgagcccatgggTTCGAGGTTAtggtgaactatgatcacaccgctgcagtccagcctgggtaatacagtgagatcttatctcaaatgaataaatcaatctacacacacacacacacccacacacacacgcacacccacacacaaatttattttgacATTAATAGTAATTTGAAGTTTATAGGGAGCCTTACCTGgcagtaaattatatttttaattaataaaaaatgtaggaaatagccgggcgcggtggctcaagcctgtaatcccagcactttgggaggccgaggcgggtggatcacgaggtcaagagatcgagaccagcctggtcaacatggtgaaaccccgtctctactaaaaatacaaaaaattagctgagcatggtggcgtgtgcctgtaatcccagctactcaggaggctgaggcaggagaattgcctgaacccaggaggcggaggttgcggtgagccgagatcacgccattgcactccagcctgggtaacaagagcgaaactccgtctcaaaaaaaaaaaaaaaaaaaaaaaaaaaaaaaaaaaaaaatgtaggaaataAAGTAATAATGTGTTACTTAATGACTCCAGTTTGCTTAGTCGAAAAGAATGTTTCAAAacatggtggtgatgatgatggcaaGAGTAGTAAGAGGTAAGAAATGTGAAGTTCCTGGGACCCCAGATAACCCTGGATTCCTTCTGGCCTTTTGTGAGTCTATGCCATGCATTTATGTCAGCCTATGTTTTGCGAATAGGCTCATGCTAATGTTTTTccctgtattaatttttttttcaaatcctaCTCATTCTTAGAATTTCAAATAGGATTGTGTGGGGCAAAAAGTGAAAGTGCCTCTTGTGTACCACTGTTAAGTCTGTATGTACCTCTCactttttctctgtatatatattcATGCTTATTGGTAAGAAATCTTCCAAGTACACTACACTGCCACCTTGTCTGtccttgtttttttcccctggacTTGCACAATTCAACAGGGCTGTCTAGTTTCTTTCTCCAGGGTAAGGGCCAACATCAGTGCTGATTGGCTGGTACCTGTGCCAgactcattaaatattttgaataccaTTCCTgagtttctcatatatatatttaaaaaaaacccacaaatggaATAATAAGATACAtgttatggccaggtgcagtggctcatgcctgtaatcccagcactgtgggaggctgaggtgggcggatcacttgaggtcaagagtttgagaccaccagcctggccaacatgatgaaacctcatctctactaaaaatactaaaactatctgggcatggttgtgggtgcctgtaatcccagctacttgggaggctgaggcaggagaattgcctgaactcaggaggcggaggttacagcgagccgagactgcaccactgcactccagcccaggcaacaagagcaaaaaaaaaaaaaaaagagagactgttatttgtatgttgtttttcactttaaaaatatatatgtcttaGGTACCTTTTTTCATTAGCACACAAAGATATACTTTATTCTTTGTAATGGTTGCATAGTGTTTCATTGTAGAATACACGATACATAATCTATTCAATCATTACTCAATTGGTAGATATTTAGgttattctaattttaatagTATACATAATTCTGTAGCAAAAAATTCTGATTCCCACATTTTTGGAGGactttaaattttgatatatgcTGCCAAATTATTTTGCTAGAAGGCTGTTTGAAACTGCCCATTTTCCCACTTTTCAccaatttaaaacaactatttaatTTTGGccagtataataatttaaaacatgtaatttttatgaCCATGTTGGTAAGGTTGTTTATATGTTTAACTGgcaatattttttttattctatgaGTTATCTCATCTTTTGTCCACTCTTTTGGGTTGTTCTATCATTTATTTGTAAGCACTCCTTATAAATTAATGTCACTAATACTGTATCATTACATTGCATGTTTTTagtctgttctttgttttttaaccGCACTTATTATGTTTTCACCacgtatgttttaaaattttatgtaatcttgtgtttttttgtcttttgggtTTCATGCCATGCTTACCTACACTTTCATCACCCTGCTCCCCTTTAAGAAATAAAGGTAAAGCTCTCTCACCTAAGGGAATTGTCAGGACCCTGAATCACAGATGCATCTTCTAAACTAAGTAGAAGGTTAATGATTCACTCTCCTTGGTGAAATGGGGCAGGGATTATTAATTTGGGGGCCTGTGAAGAGATTTTGGGGGACTGGGAACTTACATCTTTGTTTTTACTAGCTGTTAATCAAAATGTATAATTTCTTTCAATGCTGAATGTAGGCCACCAACCACAGCAGTGTTAGTAGAACCTGTGACTTTGTCattaattattagtttttttctatcACATTAAAGTTATTACAGGTATCTTGAAATATTGTTTACACTCTTACTACTTTTAGATCAGATGCTAGGTCTTGCCATTTAATACATTAATAAACAAAAGTGCTActattttacacattttcttatgtttttatagCTATATTTTCAATAGGTTGATGTCCTCTGTAATTCTATGTTTTACTTTGTGCATTTAAAACCAttcttaggccaggtgcagtggctcacgcttgtaatcccagcactttgggaggtcaaggcaggtggatcataaggtcaggagttcgagaccagcctgaccaacatggtaaaaccctgtctctaccaaaaatacaaaaattagctgggcatggtggcatgcacctatagttccagctactggggaggctgaggcaggagaatggcttgaacctgggaagcagaggttgcagtaagctgagatagcgccactgcactccagcctggtgacagagcgagactctgtctcaaaataataataataataataataataataataataataaaccattcTGAGGAAAGGGTATGGGCTTCATCAAACTGCCAAAGGGGAATCACTCCTCCACAGGCAAGAGTCCAGGCAGGAGGCAGCTGGTGCAGCTCCTTCCAGATCCCACCCCCATCACTGACAGCCAATGACTGGCCAGATCACAGCCAGCCCACCACACCTGAGGCGAGGCTTAACCAGCTGctcattttcatttctgctgAAGGGACCTTTTCCTGAGCAAGGAGGTCTTTTCCGTAAGTGCTCAGACTTTCTTCCAAGTGATCTTTTCCGGGATTGGGCTAAAATGCAGGATCTGCCTAAGAAAGAGTTTCCTCTCAGATCCTGCCAGTTCTAGACATGTTGGAGTACAGGTCTTTTGTTGCCAGGTTCTTAGGTTTTTCAGGAGAAATCAGCAAACCAGATTTTATGTAAAATCCCCCACTGACTGTATGCCTGCTTAACTATACACCAACACAGAAAACCCAACAATACGATTTTGACTTAAAATCACCTCAGGGCTCATTAGCGGTGGGCATCCCAGTGCTGGGAGACCTGTCCCATACACCTCGGATACATTTCCCCTCAGGAGAGGTGTGATGCCAGCAGTTGGCAGCAGAGGGCACTCCTATCACAGGCTGCCCAGGCTGTGTTCCATTTGCTAAGGTGTAGGAGAGAGACCATCTGTgaaaggggctgaggtgggtcagAGGGTGGGTGCCTAGTACTGGGCTAAGGAGGGAGTGATGGGCCACAGGCATATTGAAAATCCATCCTCCTGTCCTCCCACCCAGCAGTTATGGGCCACCCTACCCAGGGTGACAGGAGTGTCTCCTGGACTAGCCAGCTAGGGCCAGTCTCCCTTGGTCTATGCATCTGTCCACACGGCTGATGCCAGATCTTGTGTGTGCTGCATAGAGGTGGGCAGCAGAGAGCCATAGCTTTCCAGTGCCAAGTGATCTAGTCCTCTATAACCTGTTGGTATCCTTGGGACTAAGAACAGAActtggcacataataggcactcaataactCTTACCTGTGTTGAGTGTTGAACTAAGGCCCAGGAAGGGAAGCGTGTGAGAACTCCATGCATGAGGTCTTGGTCAGCTCAAATTGGAGGATTTGGTTTTTGGCTAAGGCAGATCTGGGTGCATGCCAAGTCTACTTTCTCACACCAGCCCTGCAAAGAAGGGCACCCTATTTACACATAGGGAAATTGAGGCTGGTGGAAAtaatgcacacaaacacacacaaaggtCCCCTCAGAACTACTTTCTGCAAACTTCAGGGATCCAGTGGGAAGAGAACTGAGAAGCAAATGTCCCTGGTGATTTCACAGTGTGAAGTCAGGAAAGCATACCACTGACTTCTAGGCCCCAGGCAAGGCCTACAGATAACTTAGCTTATTTGGTTCTAACAACTCTTCTAGGTAgagtttatttttcccattttacagatgagaaaaatgaaggtcAGAGAAGTTACGTGATtttcccagaaatggaattgctggatcttTTGGCAATTccgtgtttaattttttgaggaactaccattCCGTTTCCACAGTAACAGCAGCATTTTAACATTCCCACCAGCGACGCACAGCAGTTCCAGTTTGTCTACATGTCCTTGCCAACGCTTGGTCCTACACACATTTGCTTTGGCTGCCTCAAAATGTAGAGCTTGACAGATTGAGACTGCGGTGGAAGAAagcttttgaaatggaaaaaaaggaaagaccgAGGGAAGGCGAagagttggggggtgggggagagacagagacgcGGAGAAGGAGACTTCCCACAAAACAGAATCTCAGCAAAACAACTACTGGCTATGGGACGAGATCAGGGACTAACggtaggagaaaaaaatacatttttcagtcCTGGGTTTCCCAGTTGGCATCCCCAGGGCAAACCAGCAAGTTGGgagggtggggtggtggtgggtgggggctACGGAGGGAAGGTGGCTGCCGTCTGTCTGACCAGACCTGGAGCACAACCAAAGAACTCTCCTAGCTTGGGGCCCGGTCAGGAAGAAACCAGGACGGTCCCTTTAGTTTAGGAGGGGTGGGTAGGGCTAGCTGCCCGGGTGGCTGCGGCCGCCCCTGTACAGCAGGCCAGCGAGTGCACCGGAGGCAGGGTGTGGAGAGACCGGAGCAAGTCCAGGAAACCACTCGCTTGGATCCTGGATTTTGCTAACGGATTAAACGTGgcattccctccttccccctccgtTGCAGACCTAAAAATAGCTCATCCCAGAGGGGCCGGGAGAGGCTCCACCTCTTCATGAGGTGGGGCGGGGCGGCTGCAGTGGAGCGGGAGGCGCCGGGGACCCCAGCCACGAGCTGCCTGCGCACTGAGGCGCTCTCCGCCCCGCGGGTTGGCGGCACTGGGGTGGGCGGGCAGGCTTTGCGTCCGCCGCAGGGAGCGCCAGGGCTGCGGGGGGCTGGGGAAGCATCCCGGGGCCGGCGGGCGGTAAGCATTCCGGGAACCGCCTCTGGGCTGTCTGGGGCGGTGGAGCAAGTTTGGAAGCGGGACGCGGGGCGAGGAGGGGAGCCGGTACCTCGAGACGTCTTCCCGCCGTCCCCGGCTCCAGGCGACCCCGTGGTGAGCGGGCCGCGCGGGTAAACTATGCCAGGAATTCATCCCGGGAGCTGGGCGGGTGGGTAGCGTGGCTGCAGTCCGAGCGGTCAGGGCTGCGGGATGTTAAACATTAGCGGCTTCGGACGCCCTGCCGAGGTGCAGCTGGGCGCTGGAGGAGCCGGCGGCGTGCGTCTGCGCTGCCCAGGGCGCGCCCTTCCGGCGCCGGCGCCGCCCTGCACCCGGGACCCTTCGGCCTGCTCCGAAACGCGGCGCTGCGGGCGGGAAGGAGGCGCGCGGGGGCGATGAAGGCGGGAGCAGGAATGACGGATGCCCCAAGACTCGGCTTCACTGGGAAGAAGGCCTTaggtttttactttttgaaaaaagaaaagtgattggGGAGGGTTTGATGATCTGAGTGCCACAGGTAAAGGAGGATCtttgttttagtaatgaagtgatttaaaaacagacatattgaCATATTTCGTcccccctcttcctctcctgggCTGGGCTTCAGCAGGAGGCAGACGTGGTATTTTCATTCTGAGGTGGCTGCGAATAAAGTTCACAGAAGACCTGGTCAGTGCAGGGCAGAGGTCCAGGAGGTAgggcagggcggggcggggcgggggtgggggtccGAGGGGGCCTGGGTAGGGCCTAGTTCACGAAGCACATCTTAGGGGCCCAGGGCCTAGGTTGCCCTGCCTGGTCTCCTGGAGTtcgatttctttctttctttctttttttttttttttttttttgagacagagttttgctcttgttacccaggctggagtgcaatggcgccatcttggctcattgcaatctccacctcctgggttcaggcaattctcctgcctcagcctcctgagtagctgggattacaggcatgcgccaccatgcccagctaatttttttgtgtttttagtagagacggg
This is a stretch of genomic DNA from Saimiri boliviensis isolate mSaiBol1 chromosome 9, mSaiBol1.pri, whole genome shotgun sequence. It encodes these proteins:
- the A4GNT gene encoding alpha-1,4-N-acetylglucosaminyltransferase; translation: MLKELQLSLSVILLLACGFLYQFTLKSSCLFCSPSFKSQQGPEALLSHRRGIVFLETSERMEPPHLVSCAVESAAKIYPERPVAFFMKGLTDSTPMPANSTNPAFSLLSEIDNVFLFPLDMKRLFEDTPLFSWYTQINTSAERNWLHISSDASRLAIIWKYGGIYMDTDVISIRPIPEENFLAAQDSQYSSNGVFGFLPHHPFLWECMENFVENYNSDIWGHQGPGLMTRMLRVWCKLEDFQELSDLRCLNMSFLHPQRFYPISYPEWRRYYEVWDTDPNFNDSYALHLWNYMNQEGRAVVSGSNTLVENLYQKHCPGTYRDLIQGPEGPVTGELHPGNK